The nucleotide window GTGTAGTCCGGGTGATCCATCGGGTCTCCGGGCCCTGTCTCAGCTGGTGGCTCGTAGTTCTGTTCGGCAGCGTGGAGGCGGGTTCTGAAGACGTGAATCGGATCATTGCCATCGGCTGCCACGCGCCAGAATGACAGCCACGTTGACCCGTCGCCATAGTAATGGATCGTTGAATAGCCCGGCCCGGTAGCCGTGAAGATGGCGTCCCCGCCACCCGCCACATGACTGCTCTTCGAACCGGCGCCACTGACAACAAAATGGTTTGGGTGCAGATCTTTGCCAGACTGGAAGTACTGCAGACTGTGTTCGTGACCGGCTGCATAGACCAGGCGTTCATGATCGCGGAATATTCGCTTTAGTGCGGTGCTCAGGCGGCGGTAACGTACGTGTGCGAGGTCCTGCTCACTGACTCCCAGATAGCGGACGTACAGGACCCCGAGCGTGCCAATCAGCGGAAGCGGCACATACGCGTTCTTCCAGAATCGTGTCAACGGAAAAAGATGGTCCCGAGCCCGGGCATGGCCCCCGTGCTGTCCGTTGGACATGAGCGGATGATGGCCGACGATGAGTAGTCTCTCGTCCTCCTCATCTCGAATCTCTTCCGCAAGACCGGTCAGCAAATCATCTCTCTCCCGAATATCATTCCTGCCGTCGTCGCCGAAGGATTTTGCCTGGTCCGTCAGATACCATTCTGTGTCAATGGCCAGCAGCGTGATGCCGTCAGCCAGCTTGACCTTTGCGGGGCCCGGATAGCCGTCGCTCGGGAGAAACGTGTCTCCCCGATTCAGATAGGATTCCACATACCTCTCTTGTCGTGCGACCGACTCCAGTCCTCCCGGTCTCGAGCTGTTCCAGTCGTGGTTACCGGGGACAAATACGATGCGGCCGGAAAAGTGGTCGACAGCCCCCAGGATCGCTCGCAAACGAGCCTCAGCATCGGCGCGACCGGGATCCATTGAATCGGGAAGGCCGCAGCAATAGAGATTGTCACCAAGGAACACGACCGCGGCCCGCTCATCCACGAGCTCCAAGTGTTTCTTGAGCGTTCCCAAGACCGGGTCGGTGCCGTCAGTCTGGACAGCCCCGACATCTCCGACCAGATACACGCGGTACACCTCCTGGTCGGAAGTGGGGGCGTCTTCCTGCCACCCATGCGCGGACTCGGCCACGAACATGCGAGTTGGAGAACACGAAATGACCGTCACCGCGATCGTAACCGCTAGTGCGCCAGCAATACATCGAGGTAGCATAGAAGTCGACGAGTGAATGGTCCGAATGCGCTAGGACGGTGTGTAACTATATCGCAACAGCCGGCCGCGACCACGCCCGGACTCGCTGGCTACGAACAGATCACCGTTCGCGAGGAAGGTGATTCCTTCGGGCTGCGGCAGCAAATCTTTGTCCAGACGAGCAATGCCGAGGACATTCCCGTCCATATCGAAGATTGTCAGACTTCGAGAGACCGACGACAGCACGTAGACATGACCGGAAAGCGGATGGATGGCGATTCCCGACGGCTTGAAGCGACGAATGTCGAGGAGGCGCCGCATGGAGCGAGAAACGACGCCCTCGGGGATCGCTGCCTCGGCTGCCTGTGCGTCAAAGACCAGGGCCGGATCACGGGACAGTGTGGATGACGCCAGTGAAAAACGATAGACAGCGCGCATTCCCTTCAACCCCTTGCCCGCATATTCTTTGCACGCCACCAGGAGTCCCGTGCTGTCCGCTGTGACGGCGAGACCCTCGGTGTCATATCGCGAAGATAGCCACGTGTCGTGCACGATCAGATCCGCGTTTTCATCATCCTGCCAGTTCCGAATCTCGAAAATCGTACCGTCGCTTCGAAGTACGAAAACGACATTCTGCACAGCCTCTATCGCCTCATAGTCCCCACCACCCCTGAAGCGCTGTCGATCGACTACACGGCCTGAGGCGGCATCGAGGATGAACACAACGCCGTCCTCGTCCTGAACGGCGGCGATTCGCGACGAGTCCAGCGCCGTGAGGCCCGAAATCTCGTCCAGCGCCTTCGGCAGTTCGGCAACGAAGGACGGTTGGTCAAGCATGTAGGGTATCTCGTGACTCGACGTGACCGGAGCGGGCTCGACACCCTGGCACTGCGCTCCCGAAGTGATCGTTCCGAAAAGCGCAAAAAACAGAAGCGCGGCCGAAAAGAAACGAGTTGGACTGACGTTGGATTTGTTGACGGTGAAGTTCATACGTTACATGAAGCACTTCGGGCCGGGAGGTTCCTTGAGGGCGTTGGAAGGACGAGAGAGAACCAAATGTTTGATAGCTACGTAGTGCTGCATTATCGTGCAAGTTTCTCTGGCACAGGTGACGTCGATGGATATCAATAATCCGCAGGATGGCGGGCCTTCCAGTTCGCCGGAAGAAATCGGGGTGGGAGTCTCGTCAGGTGCCGGGGACGTGAAGAAGAAGAAGAAGAAGAAAAAGAAGAAAGCGAACGACGAGCAAACGCTGTTTGGCAGTCGTCGCGGTGTTGAAACGATGTTCAGATCCGCGTACCGTGCGCACCTGGATCTGACTTCTCTGGCCGACGCGAAGGCAAACATCATGATCAGCATCAACGGACTGATTCTGTCGATTATTCTGGCGGCGATTGCCCCGAAACTCGACACGAATACGTGGCTTGTTGTACCAACCGTAATCATGTTGATCAGCTGCGTGGTGGCCATCGTCTTTGCTGTGCTCGCCGCTCGCCCGCGCGGCAAGCCGGCAGAGAATCTCACGCTGGCCGAAGCACTGTCCAGGGACGTGAACCTGCTCTACTTCGGTAACTCGGCACAACTGAGTGAGGACGACTTCGTGACTGGCCTCACCGAGATGGTGCAGGATACGGATGTCCTGTATCGCAACATGATGCGCGACATCTATGGGATGGCCACCGTTCTGAAACGCAAGTTTGGGCTTCTCAAGTCCTCCTACACGGTGTTCATGTTCGGCATCTCAATAAGTGTGTTTGCATTCATCGCGGTCTTTGTCCTGGAGACCTGGTCCGTTTCTCCGTAGACAACTCGGTCACCAGTCAGCCACCTATTACAAATCGCGGCGGAGCAATGATCGTCAAGTACTGGGGTGTACGCGGCTCGATGCCGAGTCCGGGCAAAGACACGGTGCGCTACGGCGGAAACACGGCCTGCGTAAGCATTGAGATCGGAGACAGCGTCGTTATCATAGGCGCGGGCACCGGCATCCGCGCAGCGGGCAAGGCGCTCGTCCGTTCAGACAAGAAGATTTTCGTCATGGTCTCTCACCTCCACTACGACCATGTGATGGGTTTTCCTCTCTTCGGGCCGCTGTTTCAGTCGGGGAGGGTCATCCAGCTGGTGAGCTACCCGTCGCCGACAGGTCCCTGGACTCCGCTGAAGCTCATGGATGGCATTCACTGGCCGATTACGCCGGCCGAACTGTCGGCAGATGTGCGGATTGTCGACGACCCCGAAGCGCTGCTCGCCAAACACGGGATTACTCTCACGACTATCAACGTCAATCATCCGGGTGGGGCGCTCGGTTTCAAGATCGCTCAGGGCGATCAGGTATTCGTCCATGTGCCTGACAACGAGCTCGACCAGTCGGGCGAACCGACGCTCCGATTCGACCAGATGGTTGAGTTCTGTCGCGGCGCAAACGTGCTGTCGCACGACGCTCAGTACCTCGACCGCGAAATGCCGCACCGGGAAGGCTGGGGCCACAGTCTGGCGATGAGCACCTGCCGACTGGCAATCCAGGCGGGCGTCCGTCGTCTGGTTTTGTTTCATCATGACCCGGATCGCACGGATGACGAGATGGATAGAATCGGGCAGATGGCGTCCGACGAACTGGAGCCCCACGGAATCGTCAGTACCATCGCATACGAGGGCCTCTCGATCGATCTCTCTAATCCGGGATCGACCTCTCGCCCCGTCATTCGTCCTCACGACATCGACTGATGAAGACGCTGCTGTTCTTTCGTCATGGGAAGTCGGACTGGGATGCCGACTACGGGCCCGACCACGATCGCCCTCTTGCTCGGCGCGGTCGAAAGGCAGCAAAGAAGATGGGTCGTTATCTGAAGAGTATCGACGAGGTGCCGGAAGTTGTGATCACGTCAACGGCTGTGCGCGCGAGAACGACGGCACAACTTGCGAATAAGGCTGGCAAATGGAGCGTGCAGGTAGTGGAGACACGAGATCTCTACGATGCGTCACCGTCGACCGTACTCGACCTCGTGCATGGGCTGGATGACGACGTCGCGTCCGCTATGCTGGTTGGTCACGAGCCGACGTGGTCTGCCTCGATTCGGATTCTCAGTGCGGGGGGTGGGGTTCAGTTTCCGACCGCGGCCATGGCCAGCATTCAGTTCGATGTTGACAAATGGTCGGACGTGCAGCCTGCGGGTGGCCGTCTCAAGTGGCTGGTGATCCCCAGGTCGCTTCCGGACGACCTTTGAGTATTCGTGATCAGGCCACGGCCTTGCCTGAAGTCGGCGCCTCCGACACGTCATGAATCCGGTCCGGACGCACGATCACTTCCGCGTCGGGCGGCGTTTCCGCAACTCTTACCCGTAGTGCCCGCAAACCGCTTGCGCCCTGCAGGTCCTGTAGATTCAGCTCCTCCAGGGAACCATCGACCAGATATCCGGCGGCTGTCAGATAGTCGAGGTAGCGCCTGTATTCCGCAGCCTCGCCCGACTGGCTGTACACGATCGCGATGTGACCCGGTTGGGTGAGGCGCTCGCTGGTACCGCGGATTTCAGCCTTGTCAATTCTCTTTTTCACAATCTCATATCTAACATTGTACGCCCCGTCGACATCGAACTTCTTCTCATCTTCCCGAAATCGAATGGACAGCGGGATATTCTGAACGAGAATCAGGTGGGCGGTTTCGAGCGGGACTCGCAGCTCGCCCGTACCTCCGAGCTCCCAGACGATTCCGCACGTGGTCATGAGTTGCCACAGGCGGAGGTTGTTGAGGTACAGGAGATCGAACTGCTGCTTCTCTGCAATGGAGTTTCCTACGTAGATATTGTAATCGACGCCGTCCGTCTTGTACTTCTCGAAGTAGTGTGGAAACATGGCCTGGGCTGCGACCTGCTTCCGATCGAGGAAGTGTGAGATGGTGTCGTTTATGACGGCCACGCTCTCCTCGTACTCCTTCCGCCGACGGTACAGAATCCCAAGTTTGGGATCGAGAGCCTGTTGGTAGGTCTTGATCTTCTCCTGCACCGACGGGCCGAATGACGACAACATTTCGAAGAGTGATTCGACCTCAGTTCGAAGAAAATCCAGAGCAGTAATTTCGATATCTGTCGTCGGGTTTCGGTCAGCGGCATGAACGAACCTGTCGATCCTGTAACCTATGCCGTCGAGTGCGGGAAGCGGACGGTGACTGCTGGCCTCTACGACTACGTGTAGCGCGAGGCTCAACTGCTCAATCAGATCTGACTGAATGGCAGTCGATCGGTTGGTGGATGAGTTCCGAATGTCGGACAGGCCATAGAGCGGATAGACACCATCGAAGACAACTTCTGTCTCTTCTGGCCTGCTGTTATCGGCACGCGCCAGGTGATGAAAGACAGACTTGCGGAATTTCCACTCCACTGACGGGTGAATTGCCGTGTACTTGTGCTTCATCAGCGCCTGGATGCGGTCTTCCTGTTCGTCCAACGTGCGTTTCATCGCCGTCGCAAAAAGCGTGATCACGTCCATCAACTGAATGGCATTGATCTTCGTTACGGCACCCTTTCGCGGCGACGCCAACTCCATGAGGCCGATCAGCTTGCCCTCATAGCGGAGCGGTGCGAGCATCAGGCTGGAGATACTCTGCTCGACCAGATGGTGCTCGAGAGCGGTGCAGTATTCACAGTTCTGCAGATCGCTCAGTACGATTGGCTCGGTGCTTTCAAATACTGCCTTGTATGCCGAGTTGTGACGCTGAGGGCATTCCGGCATCACGTCGTTGCTGAACAGCAGGCTGCGACCGATCCTGCGGGCATACGACATCTCTTCAAAGTCATCGTCAGGCAGCGCGATCAAACCGAGGCGCATGCGGGGAAGCCGCAGAAGCGTTCGAAGCCGACTCTCAAGGCGGTCGATGGATTCTTCGCTCGCGAACGCATCTTTCTGCAACAGATCCTTCTTCAGCGCCGAGTGGACCTCCTGCGCTGTGACATCGAGAGCCTTTAGGACCACAAACCCGTGGAACTCGAAATTCTCCGGTGGTAGCAATTCCATCCAGAGTTCGAGGTTCATCGGGCTCGAGAGCAGTACTTCGATTTGCGCGGTCGAAAGATCAGGTAGCTTGCCGATTACGACCGGACGGGCGAATTGCGTGTCAAAGATGATCTGGTAGAACTTGCGGAGGCCGGACTCCTCGTCAATATGGGTATAGACCAGCGGGTATACGGCCGTGTGCTCCAGCCCATAGTATGCTTTGAGGATCTCCATGTAGGCACCGGCCGCCTTTCCGCGAAGGAATCCCTCCTCGTCAATCGGGACGCCGGTCACCGTCGTTCTTTGATGGAAGTTCTCGAGTATCCCCAGCTCGTCCAGTCCTGCAGTGGAGTAAATACTGGACATCTTGTAGGGAACCAGGGCGGCCGCAACGATACCCATACCCGCATGCGCAATCGGGAAGACGGCTGTCATGAGGCGACTCAGGATGTCTTTGTGATTCTGGAGAACATCCAGATCCCCAATCGTACCGTGCAGTTCAGGGACTGCATCCACCTCGAGAGCGATAGCTCTTGCGATGGCATTCTGTGGCGACGATTCGTCCGCAGCGAGCGTGCGCCAGAAGTCGATCAGGTAGTCGAGCGTGAGGACTCGATTGAAGGGAAAATCGTTTGCGCTGAATTTCATACGTAGCACCTGGCCGGTGAATCCCACTATAACGACGCTGACTGCGGCGAGTTGCGGGCAAACGCATCCACCCGACTCAGCCTTTTGTGCCAATTATGCTCTAAAAGTTACGAATTCGGTATCACCCGGTCACCGTGGAGTTCGTATGATTCAGCGGCTATCCCCTACACGGCTTGTCGGGGATTCCCTGCGATACTTGCGGCGGGATCATCATTAATTCATGGCGATGAAGATGGGCGGGACTCACGATCGAACGTCGACGCGCGGCGCTGACGGTAACACCTTGACGGAGCTGGCGGTCGAGCACTCAACTCTGGGCGGTAAAGGGCAGCAGGAACTGAACATATTGGTGTTCGGGAAGGATCAGACTGCCCGCAAGCCATTGCACAGGGCGCTGGGAGAGCGAGGTCATCCGGTGGTGTCAACGGACGACGTCAATGCCGCACGTGAATTGTTTGACCGGCACCGCTCCGACATCGTGTTTTTGTGCGGCCTCGACGGGGCCGCATTCGAGTTTTCGAAGTTCGTACGGCGAGTGGGCGGAGAGCGCACCTTGATTGTCGGCTATATGACGGACACCGATCCGTCCGCTGCTCGTACCGCGATCGAGGCGAATCTCGACGAAACGATCATTGACCGCTATGACCAGGACGAGATCCATGTAAAATTGGCGCTTATGGAGCTGCGGGCGAAGCGCCGGATCCGCTGGTCCACGCTGGAGGCTGAACTCCGGTCGAGCGAGAATCGTTACCGGCTGCTGGCGGAACATGCCACCGACATGATCAGCCGGCACACACCGGACGGCACGTATACGTTCGCATCTCCGGCGTCTCGACGCCTCCTCGGATACGAGCCTGAGGAACTGGTCGGTCGATCCGCTTACGATTTCTTCCATCCCGACGACAAGCCGTTGGTCCGCGAGAGCCACGACGGGCTGCTTGAGATTCCCGATGTCGTGACCGTGGAATACCGTATTCGAAAGAAGAACGGCGACTACATCCGCCTCGAGACCACGACCCAAACGGTTCGGAACAGGGAGTCCGGAGAAATAGAGTCGATCATCGCGGTCTCGCGAAGACGCGAGGAAGATCCCCGGGCGCACGAAGTGGCAGACCGCTGCCGCAGAGAACTCCGCGATACGCAGAGATTGGCGAGAATTGGCTCCTGGTACTGGGATCTTGAGACGGATCAGGCTACGCTGTCGGACGAGGTATATCAGATCCTGGGACTTGATTCCAAGACCTTCGATCTGAATTTCGACAGCTTCATGGAGCGAGTTCATCCCCAGGACCAGCATATGGTTCGGGATCGCATTCAGGCTGCGCGAAAGGGATCGGACTCCCTTGAAATTTACTACCGGATTGTGCGGCCCGACGGACAGATCAGAACAGTGTGCGGCAGAGGCGAACTGGAGAAAGAGGGCAGCGGTCGCGGACGATTCGTTGGCACCGTCCAGGACTTCACGGAACTCGCTGCCGTCGAAGAGGCGTTGCTCGAACGGGAGGCTCAACACCGGGCGATCCTCGAGACGACGGTCGATGGGGTCATCACGATCAGCGAGACGGGGATTATCGAATCCTTCAATAGCGCAGCCGAACGAATATTTGGCTACGAGGCATCGGAGATGGTGGGAAAGAACGTCTCAGCACTGATGCCTCGACAGTACGCAGAGGAACACGATACATACATCAGAAGCTACCTCGAAACGGGTCACAAGAGAATCATCGGAATTGGTCGCGAGGTGATCGGTCGGCGAAAGAGCGGCAAGACGTTTCCGCTGGAATTGGCCGTGAGCGAGGTTGAGTTGCCCGGTCGCAGGATCTTTTCGGGAATCATCCGGGATGTCTCGGATCGGCGTCAGCTGGAGCAGCAGATTCTGAATATCAGTGAGCAGGAGAGACAGAGGATTGGTCAGGACCTGCATGATGGTCTGGGCCAGATGCTTACCGGTATCGGTCTGATCATGAAGAATGTTTCAAAGAGACTTGGCGAAAAGGGTCTCCCCGAGGCCGAGGACGTGGAGGAAGTCACCGACCTGATACGGGAGGCGGATGAATACGCACGAAGTCTTGCTCGCGGGCTCATTCCGGTTGAACTGGACTCGGGTGGCCTTGCATCGGCCTTTCAGAGGCTTCTGTTGAACGCGGAAAAACTGTTCGGACTGGTCTGCTCGTTCGAGCAAGTTGGGGGCGAGCTCGAAATCGATAATACGATTGCGACCCACCTGTATCGGATTGCTCAGGAGTCCCTCAGCAACGCGGTGAGACACGGGCAGGCGTCGCAGGTGAAGGTCATCCTAGCCACGGGCGAGGGGCAGGTTCGGCTTAGAATCCTCGACAACGGTCGCGGCTTTCCGGATCAGATTGATAAGAATCACCCCGGGATGGGAATACGAATAATGCGGTACAGAGCTCGGATTATCGGGGCGACGCTTGAGGTCCGGAGTCGCCCGGAGGGAGGTACAGTCATCGTGTGTACCCTTCCAGGAGCTGCCGCGCTACAGGCAAACGTCTGACGAAGACAGGTAGAGATATGAATAAGATCCTTATTGTTGACGATCATCCCTTGATGCGTAAGGGACTTGCACTGACTATCGACGCTGAGGCGGACATGTCAGTGCGTGGACAGGCGGCCAGTGCTGAAGAAGCACTGGATCTCATCGAGGAGGAGTCGCCGGATCTGGTAATCGTCGACATCTCCCTCCCGGGAATGAGCGGGCTGGAGCTCGTAAAACACCTTCAGGCGGTTCACCCGGAGATCCGCATCCTGGTTGTGTCTCGCCACGACGAGACCCTCTACGCAGAACGCGCGATTCGTGCCGGCGCCCGCGGCTACATCATGAAGCTCCAGGCGGGGGAAGTCATCGCCAAGGCGATTCGCCGCGTGTTGAATGGGGGCATCTACGTTAGCGAAGAAATCAGCGAGCGCCTCCTGCTTGGCATTGCGACCGGTCGGGACAGCCTTACCAAGTCGCCGCTGGAAGTACTCAGCGATCGCGAGCTGGAAGTCTTTGAACTGACGGGAAAGGGTCACGCCACGCGCGAGATTGCCGAGAGGCTGCACCTGTCGGTGAAGACCGTCGAGTCGTACCGGGCGCGGATCAAGAACAAGCTGAATCTCACGACGGCGTCGGAACTGATGCAACACGCTGTGCAGTGGGTAGAGGGAGAAGGAGCCAGCTGACTCGCGACGACGGGCGCACACGCCGAACCCACCCGCACGGTTTGCCCGATCGACGTTTCCATTTACCGGCTTGCCACTACTGGCGGTCGGAGATCCCTTCCTCTGCCGGACTGTCAATGATGTCCAGCAGTCGCCGGTAGTTCTGATTATCTGGATCCATCTCGATCAGCCGTTCCAGATACTTTCGCGAACGATCAAGTCTATTCGTATTCGCGAACAATGACGCAAGATTCGCGAGAGCCGGCTCCAGATCCGGGTTCAGCGAAAGCGCCTTCTCAAAGTCGACCTGGGCGTTCTCCAGGTCACCCAGAAGAACACGCGCAAATCCGCGGTTGTTGTAGGCGTCGGCAAATTTCGGATGATCCTTCAACAGTGCATCGAACAGCTCCGTCGCACGGGGCAGCTGACGGTCGGCGGTATACGCGGTTGCAAGTTTGTTTCGGAACTGAAGATGTTCGGGCGCCTCGGCAACAGCACGCTCGAAGAAACGAATGGACTGCCGCACATTGCCGATCTTGGCGGCCGACTCACCGATGCGATACAGCGTCCACGCGTCCGACAGGCTATCCGCAGTAATTCGGCGACCCAGATCAGCGGCCTTCTCGTATTCGCCCTGAAGAAACCAGAGTCGAACGAGCGGCCGGACGAGTACCACTTCAGAGTGTTGAGTGAGTGCGCGATCCATAAACACGGCAGCCGAGTCCAGGAAATACGGACGGTGTTCGAATTGCTCGTAGTGCGTCAGGTAACCTTCAGCCATGACGCGGGCCGACGGGTTCGCATCCGTAAGCGAGGCGAGTTGATAAAACTCAGCCGCGTCCGATGACGATCTGGATCTAACCGGTTCGGGGATACGGATATTGTGATCGGTGATGGTCACGTGCGGTATGTCCTTCGAACTCGAAATCGGCATGTGACAACTCCAGCAGTCGTCGTTCGCGGCTGCCCGAACTTCAACGTCTTCCGAGCAAAGATTGGAGCGATCTACCGAGTGACAGTTCTGGCAAACGGTATTGTACAGATCGGTTGTTGCCGTGCTGTCGATGCCGACGTGCGGATTGTGGCACATGACGCAGGTCATGGGCTCGTATCCGGAATCAGCTTCTCTGGCGACTCGAAAGCAGTCACTCATGCGAAGGCGGTCCGGGTGGGATGCCATGATGAACTGGTCGAGAGAGTCAGCATATCTGGGTTGGAAGACCTTGATCACATCGCCAAGAGCTGTTCCGGGTCGGAAATCAAGGAAGGAGGATGGCGCCACCGTATACGCTGTTCCCTGCAGGTGGCAGCGCTGGCACAGATCGAACTGCTGATCCGCCGGAAGCCGTCCCGGCGTGACAATTGAGTAGTCAATAAACCGGGTTGTATCCACAAGTCGACCGGCCTCCATCTCGTCTACGTGGTACTTGCCCGGTCCATGGCAGCGCTCGCACCCGATTCCCTCCGGTACTTGTCGATATCGATTACCTGAATTTGCCACATGCTCCGGCTGTCCATTATGGCAACTCATACACTCGACCTCGATCGGTCGATCAAATCTCCTGTTGCCGTCGACAAATCCCGGCGGCAGGTCCCACCGGCCGTCCTGGACGTACCACGTGAGCGGCATCTGAAAGAGGTAGCCGTTCACGTCCATGATGTGCGAGTTCGTATGGTGCCCGGAGCCGACGATGTAATCAATCTTCTCGATGCGCTTGTGCGTCGTGTCTTCGCCGACTGTCCGAAACTCCATGATGAAGAGCTCCTCGCCCCGATTGAAGGGGAGGTAGAACATGTTGTTCTGGGAGTCGAAGAGAGGAGTTACGTCGGCGAAATTTGCGTCGCTGTTGGAGAGCGTCGCTTTCTTGAAAGACCGACCCATCTCGGATGCGACGTACGTTTCGTAGTTCTCCTTGTGGCAATCCTTGCACGCGTCTCGCCCTACGTACTCAACGCGCGGGTCCTGATTGACGTACTCGTAGCCTGTTCCCAGCGGCGGGTCGTATTTCGGCCCGCATGCTGATGTAACCAGAGCCACAAGCACGGGGACGATAACGCTGCGCATACTTCTTGCGGGTTGAATGAGGTGGTGTGAGCGCGGTCGCAACGCGAATCCAGGTTGGACGGGACGTTGAGCTGTATCAACGAGTTGGTACTGGTCTCGTTTCATATGCGACGGCACAATTTCGGCGGAGACCGAACGCGGAGGAGCCGGAAATCTGCCAGATCACTGGCCGAATGCGGGCACTTCTTCATCGCCGGATGCGTCGAGATGGAGTGCTCACCACTCGATTGCGTGCGCCGTCTTCGGTCGTGGGTGCTTAAATGCCCCTGGCCAGACCCCGGACCTTACAAATTATGACGGGGATTCCCTTTCGAGACTCGGCTGTATCCCCTTACCTGACCCTGGGAAGCATCCCGTCACTCGCGTCATTGTCTTCTAGATACCTTCATGTCATCGCAGCGGAAAAAACCATCGACAAGCCATCCCAGTTCAAAGAGTGTAGCTGAAATGAAAAAGGACGTCGTCGCCGTGTTCAAGCCAGAAAGGGTTCTTGTGGCGGTCGACTTCTCACCGGCCTCGGAGTCGGCTCTTGAGAGTGCCCTCGACTTTGTCGGAAGTCGACCGGTCGAGCTGCACCTTATTCATGTTCAGATTCTCTTCGATGAGGCTGAAGAGGTGGCCGGAAAGGAACGTGAGATCGCGGCCGAGGCAGAGCGTCTGTACGGCCGCGTCACGAAACAGAGGAAGATCGCTAACGGCACAAAGGTGTCCTATTCAGTCGAGCGCGACGTCGCTCCGGCGTCGGCCATTCTGCGATACGCCGCCGCGCATGATATTGAGATGATTGTGAGCGGGACTCATGGGCGTCGGGGTTTCAGGCGGATGATACTTGGAAGTGTTGCCGAGGAACTCGTTCGACTCTCCGA belongs to Rhodothermales bacterium and includes:
- a CDS encoding tetratricopeptide repeat protein, producing MRSVIVPVLVALVTSACGPKYDPPLGTGYEYVNQDPRVEYVGRDACKDCHKENYETYVASEMGRSFKKATLSNSDANFADVTPLFDSQNNMFYLPFNRGEELFIMEFRTVGEDTTHKRIEKIDYIVGSGHHTNSHIMDVNGYLFQMPLTWYVQDGRWDLPPGFVDGNRRFDRPIEVECMSCHNGQPEHVANSGNRYRQVPEGIGCERCHGPGKYHVDEMEAGRLVDTTRFIDYSIVTPGRLPADQQFDLCQRCHLQGTAYTVAPSSFLDFRPGTALGDVIKVFQPRYADSLDQFIMASHPDRLRMSDCFRVAREADSGYEPMTCVMCHNPHVGIDSTATTDLYNTVCQNCHSVDRSNLCSEDVEVRAAANDDCWSCHMPISSSKDIPHVTITDHNIRIPEPVRSRSSSDAAEFYQLASLTDANPSARVMAEGYLTHYEQFEHRPYFLDSAAVFMDRALTQHSEVVLVRPLVRLWFLQGEYEKAADLGRRITADSLSDAWTLYRIGESAAKIGNVRQSIRFFERAVAEAPEHLQFRNKLATAYTADRQLPRATELFDALLKDHPKFADAYNNRGFARVLLGDLENAQVDFEKALSLNPDLEPALANLASLFANTNRLDRSRKYLERLIEMDPDNQNYRRLLDIIDSPAEEGISDRQ